The genomic interval AGTATAATGTAGTAAATCAGACAATTCTGTCAATCATGTTATCAGTTCAGAaagctccacctccacctcaGATTTGGTCCTCATCCAGCAGAACTCAGGACTCTGAGCTGCAGCATGAACCGTGTGAGAACATGAGCAGGTCACCAGGAGGAATAAATAAGACCTCCAGAGCAGCTGAGTGATGTGAGGTACTGAACTGTCAGTATTGTACTGGATCATCTGGATCTGTGGATTTCAGgaaacctgagtgtgtgtgtgtttggacctgagtgtgtgtgtgtgtgtgtgtgaacctcagtgtgtgtctctgtgccatGAACAAGAAGAAATGAAGGTAAATCAGGCTGAGGGTGAAAACACACCTCACAGACCTTTTGTGTCCAAAATGACCCGATTAACTGGAATGTCATGACAACCAAACACACTGGAATGACTGTAAACTCCTTttaagatgaaggagaagaaggttTATAGTTTATGAGTGGTGGCTCTTTGTGACTCTGCCAGTTCACTGTTAAAAACATCTCCTAAATCTCATGCAGATGAAATCCCATCCGTTTGAGCCTGACCTCCTGATAACTCCTGATGTTACGCTGTGTGGGAGGAGAAAGTGGAGATCAGAGCAGAAGAAAAGCAGGGAGAAActcagagaaggagagagagaagcagagagaaacagagagagttcATTTCTCCTCAGCTGAAGAACAACACGTCGAGTCTCAGGCAGTCGTGCAGCAGTCATGAACGAGGTGAAGCTGGTTCTGCTGGGCAGTGAGGGAGCGGGAAAGTCAGGTCTGTGTTTcagctcttcacacacacacactcacgcacacacacacactcacacacacacacacactcacacgcacacacacacacacactcacacacactcacacacactcacacacacacgcacacacaccaattcGAAGCCAGCAGGAAACCTGCAGCGTCTCACCACAGAGTGTGTTATGATTCACAGTGCACTcgtcctcacacactcactgtctcatTAACACTTTAATGTCCTCGTCAAACCTCACAGCtacttattaataaaacaaaacaaatcgagacttttatacattttactttttatttattagttttatatttattatatattttgtattttattttatatttctgttgcacaaaaaaaagctgttgGAAAAAAGgttaagattttttatttatttaatttttattgatttatttctttacagtTTTGATGTATCATTAAAGTACATAATGTGTGTTACACAACagggtttctttctttctttctttctttctttctttctttctttctttctttctttctttctttctagtgTGTCTGCTGTAAGATGGATGTTATTTGGTGTGAAAGCAGCTcattgtgtaactgtgtgtctTATAATAAAAGCAGTAAATGAGGCAGTTTATAATATTCACTACAGAGCAGACTGGAACTCGCTCAAAACATAAAGCTGCTGTTTCTGAGCCAGAAATTCATCAGAACTGGCCAAGTGTTTGATGTAGAACTCTTTTATTCTGAGGGTTTTATTACTTAACATCACTGTGTGAACTAATGGACTCTGTCCTGTATTTGACTTCAGCGGTTTTGGTGAGATTCCTGACCAAACGCTTCATTGGTGAATACGCCTCGAATACAAGTAAGCTCAGTGCGGtccagtatacacacacacacacacacacacacacacacacacacacacacacacacacacacacactgttcagttTAATCATCAATATCAGTTCACATACAGTgatgttatttaattttgtttgctCATACCAGCTGACAGGAaacttaacatttttaatatgttttattaacacGTTTTCATCATCAAGTCTTtcatatttttctgttgtttattttattctctgatGACATAAAACTCATgtcacatttcatttcatttatttcctgcAGCAGGTCTGTGTTTAATAACTCACTGTTTATGGCAGGTTCGTTGTACCAGAAAAGGCTCTCCATCGATGGCAGACAGTTAAACCTGGAGATCTTTGATCCGTGCTCACAGGTGCGTGTTACAGGTTCAAATCTCCACTGCACTTTTCTTCTGCGTCTGGATCCTCGCTCGGTTCTTCTCTCCTGGTTATTTCTCTGCTTGGTTCTCTGAATAAACTGATCAGAgatctcctctttctcttccttgcAGAACATGGAGAACATATGTATCCTGGAGGAGCCGGTGGACTGGGCAGATGGCTTTGTGGTGGTCTACACAATCAACGACCGTGTGTCTTTCCTCTGTGCTGAAAACATCCTACATCAAATCAGAGCGAGGCGCCGAGAGGCGTGTAAAGGGTGAGTGAGGATCAGAGCTGTGAGCTGgagacacaaacagagctgTAATGACTTCATGAGGAACAGTCAGAAGGGTCGATTAAGGAGAACAGAAAATACAGATTAAACAGCGTGTTACTGCAGTCGCTCTGTACCACGAATGACGCAGAGACATTTTAGAGCTATTTTAATTTCTGTATCACAACTGGAGCATCAGACTCTGAACCAGTACAGTCTTATTAAAGGGTTGTAAAAGTCAGGGATGTGAAGAGGGAGGTGAGGGGGGAGGTGAGGAGGGACGTGAGGGGGGATGTTAGGAGGGACGTGAGGGTGACGTTAGGAGAGACGTGAGGGGGGAGGTGAGGGGGACGTTAGGACCTAGGTGAGGAGGGACGTGAGGAAGGACGTGAGGGGGGACGGGAGGGAGGACGTGAGGAGGGACGTGAGGGGGGACGGGAGGGGGGACGTGAGGAGGGACGTGAGGGGGGACGTGAGGGGGGATGTGAGTAGGGACGTGAGGGGGGATGTTAGGAGGGACGTGAGTAGGGACGTGAGGGTGACGTTAGGAGAGACGTGAGGGGGAGGTGAGGGGGACGTTAGGACCTAGGTGAGGAGGGACGTGAGGAAGGACGTGAGGGGGGACGTGAGGGGGGACGTGAGGGGGGACAGAAGGATCCTATTAGAGAACTCAAACAAGTTGAATGTGATCTTGTGTCTCCTACAataacactcattcactcactcactcactcactcactcactcactcactcattcactcactcactcactcattcactcactcactcattcactcactcactcactcactcactcattcactcactcactcattcactcacacactcactcactcactcattcactcactcactcactcattcactcactcactcacacactcactcactcactcactcactcattttctaccgcttatctgaactacctcaggtcacagggagcctgtcctacaataacaaacacatttacatacagaatACTTTACTTTAATGAGAACAActgacatttatctcatttatacatctgagcagtCGAGGGTTAAAGGCTGTGCGCAGACTTCACCTCTCACCTCTCACCTTTCACCTCTCACCTCTGTGAATCCTCACGCTCTCTATCAGTTCGTCACTCTGTAATTCAGGGGTCTGGACCCGAGGCCTGTGGGTCAGAAACCTCCAGACCTAATTTATCAGAAGTAAAATCATCTCATGTGCTGAAACTGAACCAAAAGTTCtcaagaaacattttatttgtagcCTGTTGTCCCAATAGgggtcagggtcagggttagggtcagggtcagggtcagggttagagtcagggtcagggtcagggttagggtcagggtcagggtcagggttagagtcagggtcagggtcagggttagAGTCAGTGTCAGGGTCAGGGTTAGAgtcagggtcagggttagggtcagggtcagggttagggtcagggtcagggtcagggttagggtcagagttagggctagggttaggattagggtcagggtcagggttagggtcagggtcagggtcagagttagggtcagggtcagggttagggtcagAGTTAGGGCTAGGGTTAGAGTCAGGGTTAGAGTCAGGGTCAGGATTAGGGCAGGGTCAGGGtcagagttagggttagggcaaTAAACTGGGGTCTATAAGCTATGGACCAAATGAGCTGATGATGTAAGGAAACAAACTGAAAGACTGAAAACTCGTTTAGGACTCGTTCTGTTTTCTTCTGCAGTGTGTTCAGTGGGTTCAGTATATagctctaaactcacacacacacacaaacacacacacacacacacacacacacacacacacacacatgtgaggaGTTTCTGTTCGTACTGAAGTTTTTAGTTCTCTGAGTTAGAAACTTCTCCGTCCTTCTGAGTTTTAGATGATTAAAGCTGTTAGACGAGTCTGCACCACAGCGCCACCTGCTGCATCTTTATAAAGCTGTGTATCCTGAggtcaatttaatttaatttatttacagctttacagaacataaacacaatacaaaaattaatattatacaaagattacgattaatattagatatatttaaatgtgtatgtatttatccccaatgaacaagtctgaggtgactcaggtgactgtggggaggaaaaactcccttagatgataaaggaaggaaccgtgagaggaaccagagtcaaaggggaacctcatcctcatctgggtgacactgggggtgtgattataaactcttataaacaccagagagtgttattatgttgtatgtatgttgtaATTTGTTGTTCTCTGGTAGAGAAGATGTTCCGTGTGgttcctctctctgtgtttaaacTCGGATCCTATGGCTTTCTGTCTGATCTAAACAGAGACGTGGACGTTCCCATCTGCCTGGTGGGGAATAAGCAGGACCTGTGTCACAGCCGGCAGGTGAGCGAGGAAGAGGGACGTTCTCTCGCCCTGGAGCACAAGTGCATTTTTCAGGAAGTGTCTGCTGCTGAGAACTACCTGGACATTGCTAACCTCTTCACCAGACTCATACGACACGTCATGGAGCACAGATCTGAGCGCCGGCGCTACAGCGGCTCCAAATCCATGACCAAGCTCATCAACAACATGTTTGGGAAAAGGAGGAAGTCCGTCTGAAGCACTTCACCACAACAAAAAACCTTCTGAGTCTTCGCCGTCTGGAATGTTCTCTAGAACCTGATGCTTGTAATGGGATCTCACCTGAGGAGTGGAACCAGAGAGCAGACCACAATTCCTCTGCTCCTCAAAATTTAGAGCTTTAAATATTTCTTAAGTTTGTTCCTTTAGGTTCAAGGTTTTATGCAGATTCATACAAGAGACAGAGTAAAAATACTGAGTAGATCCCTTTAGGAGGTGAAGATCCTTTAATTACCCAACAAAACCCAGGAGAACAACTTTTCTTTCCTAAGAGTAGAAACCAAGTCCCAAGAGGTTTAATATGAAACTCCTGACAGCTTCTActtcaaacacactcattcagaaCTAAAGTTTTTTACAGGTTTCACAGGTTCTTTAAGATCACACTGGATCATTCAGATCCAGACAGAGAATCGTTCAGACTGTACAGAGTTCACGTTGAGGAATAAACACAAGTTTAAACTGAAGGTAAAAATGAAACTGAagcaaaacattcattcattcatttatcttctacctcttatccgaactacctcgggtcacggggagcctgtgcctatctcaggcgtcatcgggcatcaaggcaggatacaccctggacggagtgccaacccatcacagggcacacacacacacacacacacacacacacacacacacacacacacacacacactctcattcactcacacactacggacaattttccagagatgccaatcaacctaccatgcatgtctttggaccgggggaggaaaccggagtacccggaggaaacccccgaggaacggggagaacatgcaaactccacacacacaacactggagcagagagagttaagggcctccatcaagggcccaacagtagcagctcatcagtgctggggctcgaaccctgatcaacaacacagagccttaaacacTGGACCCACCAGAAATAAACACACCGGCCGCTGAATCTGGGAGGTTGGAGTTTTACACAGATGTAATCCTATAAACTCGTCTGTGTTCAGAATTAATTGCAATTTCATTTAGAAATCttctaaaataaactgaactcTGTGTttgtaaagttaaataaaatcgtttgtatgataaaaataattaaataactgaTGTAATCTGTAATGATTGTTGGTGATTAATATTTAACCCTTGAAGCATGGAGGATATTCTGGTCTTTATCTCTCGCCCAGGTTAATGATTCCATCTGaagtttttctgtttcagtGCTGAAGCAGCTGATTATATGCACTGATGCACtacaatgtacaatgttttttttcccaggttCGTCAATACAGTTTCATACAGATTCATAATgaaattacatattatatataatattataatacatttatatatatataagatgttctaacaacaaacaaacaaacaacaacatctACTACATTGAAGTTTGGACAACAACTGCTTAAGATTTGTCACTTTCTGCTGTcacataaaagaaatataaaaattccgaatgataattaaagtttatATCAATGTGTCAAACAAACAACCATCTTGATTAAACTTTCACCTGCTGTTATATTAAGGTTTGTTATCTTCTATATTAATCTCTTTTGAGGAAACTCATTATTGTTTCCAGAATTTAATAAAACGGTgtttttgaacttttttttgtgttgtttctgaAGCTCAGAGTTACTGTATTTACTTCACATGCTGTAATGCGGTTTATTGCCACCAGATGGAGCCAAATACCGTCGAACGCTTCATATCAACTAACAGTAAAAAGAACATATATTTTAAACTATATATTATACAGattgtttaaaaagtttaatgTTTACAAATCAGTTCTAAGTGACATGCATTTACAGTCCCAGGGAATCAATGTGCAGTGAATCTAAATGTATTCTATTAACATTCAGTGTACATTTTGAGTAGATATACAACAGTCTAGAAAAGGTTAATAAACTGTAAAggttaataaacagaaaaggttaataaacagaaaaggtTAATAAACAGCTGAAACATTAAGagtaaaaacaatacagaataaaaatgtccaGTTTTATACTTCGCGTTTTTTTTTGCCGTGTCCTTTAGCGCTTGCCGTAGTTTTACACTTTTAGCCCTGAGGGGATTAAAACTTTGTGAGCGGGTCTCAGAGAGCtttgtgacagacagagacaccagCAGGGACTCCGATCTAAAGGTAAAAGTGTGATTActgatgaataaaaacagacacacgGTTTGAGGGATTTTTCAGCTCTGAGACGCGGAAGTGAAGACATGCGGTTGTCATGGTAACGCACGCACGCGCGGCCCTGGAGCGTCTCGTGCtggatgtttttattattattattattagttattaatttCCCACAAACCTCAAACTAACAACTGACTCTGTCTCCTGACGGATTAAAAGGAAGGTAACTTtcttattcttttgttttttttttaaaactatttttaatcaattacaAACTTTAAGATTTTTCCGTTGATTAAAAACAATGTTGTTCTGAATGTTGGacaaataatcatcatcatcatcatcatcatcatcatcatcatcatctttagattattattactgtaagaATCTGAGGCTTTTTAGTCGTCTTATGACGTCACTCCAATTAGCATATTCATATGTTCGCATACGcgataatttgcatattcaaatATGAAGAAGGAAAATACTTTCTAAAGACACtgagaatagaacagaataaaGTTTGATCAGAATCTAAAACAgcagattattatttatttctaatgaagACGTCTTTGTTcactgattaaatattaaatcaagTCTTCAGACAAAAACAGATTAGTAGTGAaaactggaggaggaaacagaTAGAACTAATTATTAGCTTTTATTACTgtgaaaaaaagtttaaaacaaatgtaaaaaaaaaaaaaaaaaaggtagaagTGAAAAGACTCCAAAGTGCTCATTGTACATCACTATGGATATGAAGACAAATGTcctaaatgtaaacgtaaagcttttaaaatactgaattataatcggtactccggtttcctcccctggtccaaagacatgcatggtaggttgattggcatctctggaaaattgtccgtagtgtgtgattgcgtgagtgaatgagagtgtgtgtgtgtgtgtgtgtgtgccctgtgatgggttggcactccgtccagggtgtatcctgccttgatgcccgatgacacctgagataggcacaggctccccgtgacccgaggtagttcagataagcggtagaagatgaatgtatgaatgaatgaatgaattctaatCAAAGGTAAATGTCTGTGAGGAATAATTCACTTCATCATGTGGATTATTTACCTGTAACAGCTCACCTGAAGAgattctttaataataataataataataataataataataataataacaataataataataattctgctCATTATTTTGAAGGGAGCTGTTAATTCAGTATTCCACTGCACTGTAATGTTTAAACCCTACTAATATCAAtgcagtgagtgtgagtgatgtggGGCAGAAACATGGAGGAGCTGTgagcgttcacactgcaggtaaaagtggcccaaatctgatttttttggggtcaagtgaccaggtcagacttcttcagatgtagtgtgaacactcaaatcttgcccagatctgattttttcaaatcagattcagaccacttccatatgtggtcctgaatcagacccagatctgatttttttccaatgtggccgcagtgtgaacaaccgaggcgtcattgttattgttcgtttgcgcatgcgggtcagttcgaaacagcaaacagttcacactggtatctgatataggccacattttaaaaggtaatgtgaacagacaaacaaaaaaatctgatctgagcaaaatatctgaattgagcattaagacttgcagtgtgaacgtggctttagTTTCTCTACAGTTACGATGCCAGATAATTCGATTCGAGCAGGTCAcagaatgaaatgttttataaagcGAGCTGCTGGAAATCAGCCTCCACACCGCATCCTGCTCCTGGATTCACTTTATATTCTGATCTCAAGTCTGGATCCTGAGATACTTTAAAGATGAAATAGACATAAAGACGATATAAAGACAAGTGAATAAACAAGCTGgaaaatatttcagtcattgGACGTCCTAATTGTGCTTCAGTAATGTCTCAGTCTCACTCGAGAAAAACGTACCATCTACTCCTTATCTGTTCAGTCTGATGTTCAAAATACTCTAAATCTGAAACATCATCCAATGCTGTGTGATTGACAGCTGTGACACCCAGTCCGAGTCTAGTGACACAGAGCTCTGGGTCTCTTTTTGCTGAACttacaaacaatacacacaagaTACTGCATCTTAAACACTTTCCTTTTTATACAACATGGTTTtactctgtttattattagcatatGATGATATtgaaaagtgacgtgacatacggccaagtacggtgacccatactcacacacacacacacacacacacacacacacacacacacacacacacacacagcagtgaacacacacacaccgtgaacacacacccggagcagtgggcagccatttatgctgcggcgcccagggagcagttgggggggttcggtgccttgctcaagggcacctcagtcgtggtattgccggcccgagactcgaacccacaaccttagggttaagagtcagactctctaaccattaggcctcCATCATACGATGGGTTATTATAGGAACAATAAAGCATTCACTAGGGAACATAAATCTTTTGTCAGCCGTGCTCTGGTGCTGCAATGTTTTACTCTGCAATATCTGACTAACTGTTGCCTTGATTActctaatctaataataataataataataataataataataataataataataataataataataataataattgtatgcTGTGTGTTCTTGATCTTATAGTTCTCAGAAACATTATTTCTAACACAAGGTCCCAAAGAGTTAAACTGACCCTCAgctttaaaggtgcagtaaaTGAGATTAGTCATTTTTTATTGCAGGTCTGTAAAGTTTTGGTGCATTGATGTTTAAATAATTCCTGCCCATGTTGATGAAGCTCCACCACCAGGATGTACACTGACCTGTGGAGTATAGTGTCTAACAGAAGACTCGTGTCCAAACACAAACGAGTGTAACGACTGGTTTAACACTGAATTAATAGGCGTTTGTTAACAGCACGACTGCAGAGTTTCAGGTAACTGACTGTTCCACCAAAACACCACTGAAAGGTGACTGTAGCTCTAACATTAGAGAAGCTCTGGTATACTGGATTCACTCTCAGCTGATGTTTTATGAggaaatgtgttcagtgttcgTTGCTTTAAAATCCCACCACAGGGTTTTTTAATGATTCAGCAGTTTTGTCAGGAGGTTGAAGGCTCTAGTGAAGGTGAACTGTGTGTTGAGTCTCTTAGCAGCAGCTGCTTCAGACCGAACCTTATAAGGATTTTTACTCAAGTGTGAGGATGCACTGTTCACTATTCTAACTCTTTAACCTTCTATCATTGTTCACAGTGTAAGAAGTGTGAGAAGGTTTAGTGTGTTCTGTCACTTAATTACATCATCATAGTGTGACTTCCTTCAGCGTAGATACTGTAGACACATCAAAATAAAGGTGTATAGaggattgagtgtgtgtgtgtgagtgtgggtgtgagtgtgggtgtgagtgtgggtgtgggtgtgagtgtgggtgtgagtgtgggtgtgtgggtgtgggtgtgtgggtgtgggtgtgtgtgagagtgtgtgagagtgtgtgagtgtgggtgtgagtgtgggtgtgagtgtgggtgtgagagtgtgtgagagtgtgtgtgagtgtgtgtgtgtggatgaccTGAGAGAGCAGAGCAGAGGAACACAAACTCAGCACAAGGACCTCAATCAACATaaacagaggaaaataaaatgttcatgagTCACTAACACTACAGTCACTAACACTACAGGGTTAATAGGTTACTGTGTTTAGTGTCACAGAAAACCACATCATATCTCATACACATGATCAGTCagttcacacactctctctctctctcacacacactctctctcacacactatctcacacacactcacacaatcttacatacacgcacacacacacacactcttacacacacacacacacacacactcttacacacacacacacacacacacacacactcacacactcacacactcttacatacacacacacacacacacacacactcacacactcttacatacacacacacactcacacactcttacatacacacacgcacacacacacactctctcacacacacacacacacacgcatacacacacacacactctcacatacactcacatacactctctctctcacacacacacacacacacacacacacactctcactcactcacacacacacactctctctcgcacacacacacacacacacacacacacacacacacacacacacacactctctcactcactcacacacacacacacacattctctctcacacacacacacacacacacacacacacacacactctctctcactcactcacacacacgcacactcactctcactcactcacacaatcttacatacacgcacacacacacacacacacacacacactcttacatacacacacacacacacacacacactcacacactcttacatacacacacacacacacacacactcacacactcttacatacacacacacacacacacacacacacactcacacactcttacatacacacacgcacacacacacactctctcacacacacacacacacacacacacgcatacacacacacacactctcacatacactcacatacactctctctcacacacacacacacacacacacactctctctctcacacacacacacacacacacacacacactctcactcactcacacacacacactctctctcgcacacacacacacacacacacacacacacacacactctctcactcactcacacacacacacacacacacattctctctcacacacacacacacacacactctctctcactcactcacacacacacacaaactctctta from Tachysurus vachellii isolate PV-2020 chromosome 1, HZAU_Pvac_v1, whole genome shotgun sequence carries:
- the rerglb gene encoding RERG/RAS-like b, with product MNEVKLVLLGSEGAGKSAVLVRFLTKRFIGEYASNTSSLYQKRLSIDGRQLNLEIFDPCSQNMENICILEEPVDWADGFVVVYTINDRVSFLCAENILHQIRARRREACKGDVDVPICLVGNKQDLCHSRQVSEEEGRSLALEHKCIFQEVSAAENYLDIANLFTRLIRHVMEHRSERRRYSGSKSMTKLINNMFGKRRKSV